In one Gadus morhua chromosome 15, gadMor3.0, whole genome shotgun sequence genomic region, the following are encoded:
- the syndig1 gene encoding synapse differentiation-inducing gene protein 1 — protein MDSRPRQWGPREEVQSVPQRLSPPWAQGGGGGGGGGEASFKHNNGLINTVEPRPLIYAAPHYQLNGAPGVAAPQPLNPSALPHALGPCAAPPGLLLRAWVGDGAGLDSCETTFIEGLADPFLCSSSSSSSKEALVFADGRFLEVAGDDGRIQALSYDVADDDDEEDEDDEDFDELESDYTSESESEDAFLLTPPREHLGLSVFSMICCFWPLGIAAFYLAHQTTKAVSKGDLHAASSSSRRALFLAVLSITIGTGIYVGVAVALIAYLSKNHHL, from the exons ATGGACAGCAGACCCCGCCAGTGGGGCCCGCGTGAGGAGGTCCAGTCCGTCCCCCAgagactctctcccccctgggcacagggaggaggaggaggaggaggaggaggtgaggcctCCTTCAAGCACAACAACGGTCTCATAAACACTGTGGAGCCCCGGCCCCTGATCTATGCGGCCCCCCACTACCAGCTCAACGGGGCCCCTGGGGTGGCGGCCCCCCAGCCCCTGAacccctccgccctcccccaCGCCCTGGGCCCCTGCGCCGCCCCCCCTGGCCTGCTGCTCCGGGCCTGGGTGGGGGACGGGGCGGGGCTGGACTCCTGCGAGACCACCTTCATCGAGGGCCTGGCCGAccccttcctctgctcctcctcctcctcctcctccaaggaGGCGCTGGTGTTCGCCGACGGGCGGTTCCTGGAGGTCGCCGGGGACGACGGTAGGATCCAGGCGCTGTCGTACGATGTcgccgacgacgacgacgaggaagacgaggacgaTGAAGACTTCGATGAGCTGGAG AGCGACTACACCAGCGAGTCGGAGAGCGAGGACGCCTTCCTGCTGACCCCGCCACGGGAGCACCTGGGCCTCAGCGTCTTCTCCATGATCTGCTGCTTCTGGCCGCTGGGCATCGCCGCCTTCTACCTGGCCCACCAG acCACCAAGGCCGTGTCTAAAGGAGACCTCCACGCagccagctccagctccaggcgggccctcttcctggccgtgctgtcaatcacaatcgGGACCGGGATCTACGTGGGCGTGGCCGTGGCCCTCATCGCTTACCTCTCCAAGAACCACCACCTGTAG